A window of the Gemmatirosa kalamazoonensis genome harbors these coding sequences:
- a CDS encoding recombinase family protein yields MWLCRNSEAGVRSPTRRPRVFPTFQTAMLPPLPVALYTRKSSVEDSKQVASHEQQRAAILALHDIPEYFPGTSVRAWWQDSGTGSSFDTRPGIIGFLREVAEKYPQPPDAPGRLFIYDESRFSRALKNGQVDLHASQEMQIRFARLGWQIVFINRPPTGNAVMDAVMDTLAFAQASDYLVKLSASVKRGKAHWGQSGYWLGGPPPFPARRVEAITGRPLADGVKATERTVLEADPAKVEHWNHGAEMLLAGRTVMDVVRYFSENVPNSYPKRKGEGTHWTYTTVQKMYTNRALIGELRYRLSGELIATQARWAPVVDVDLFLQVNAELARRQRPESSRVGRRNGSRFVLQLLRCAKCGSGYKGTTLGGRRYYVHYQAKEPYLRGAALHRAEAGGCRSFTVDAEQLERLIRDAIVAFRCSAEARVAVLSAHRTRVASASAERSAVMALQSEEARLAAEYDNLREALRATRDADLRKDLIADAGGVRAKLERLRFELQAAITRQTTVEGATDAVGRTIDESARIAAEWDEVSTNDRQALFDLWVEDVLIEIDHQPGKRWASAKRAFVCLAVSPNELHQRRRPESEIPAWYRKQKGRKHLACGPFMCGDAIASPRCRSNPARGCPRG; encoded by the coding sequence ATGTGGCTTTGTCGCAATTCAGAGGCGGGCGTCCGGTCACCGACCAGGCGCCCGCGAGTCTTCCCTACATTCCAAACGGCCATGCTACCACCACTCCCTGTCGCGTTGTACACGCGTAAGTCGAGCGTTGAGGACAGCAAGCAGGTCGCATCGCACGAGCAGCAGCGTGCTGCGATCCTCGCGCTCCACGACATCCCGGAGTACTTCCCTGGCACTTCCGTGCGCGCCTGGTGGCAGGACAGCGGGACGGGCAGCAGCTTCGATACTCGACCCGGCATAATCGGCTTCCTTCGTGAGGTCGCCGAGAAGTACCCGCAGCCGCCCGATGCGCCCGGGCGGCTTTTCATTTATGACGAGTCGCGATTCTCCCGCGCGCTCAAGAATGGCCAAGTGGATCTCCACGCCTCACAGGAGATGCAGATCAGGTTCGCGCGGTTAGGCTGGCAGATCGTGTTCATCAATCGACCGCCGACCGGCAACGCGGTTATGGACGCTGTGATGGACACTCTCGCCTTCGCGCAGGCGTCCGACTACCTCGTGAAGCTGTCCGCAAGCGTCAAGCGCGGGAAGGCGCACTGGGGTCAGAGCGGGTACTGGCTCGGCGGGCCGCCGCCGTTCCCTGCGCGTCGCGTTGAGGCCATCACTGGGCGGCCGCTCGCCGACGGCGTGAAGGCGACCGAGCGGACGGTGCTCGAAGCCGATCCGGCCAAGGTCGAGCACTGGAACCACGGCGCGGAAATGCTCCTCGCGGGTCGCACGGTAATGGACGTCGTGCGCTACTTCTCGGAAAACGTGCCGAACAGCTATCCGAAGCGGAAAGGGGAGGGCACCCACTGGACGTACACCACCGTCCAGAAGATGTACACCAACCGTGCGTTAATCGGCGAGTTGCGCTACCGTCTGAGCGGCGAGTTGATAGCGACGCAGGCGCGATGGGCACCAGTCGTGGATGTGGATCTGTTTCTACAGGTGAACGCCGAACTGGCGCGGCGCCAACGTCCTGAGTCGAGCCGCGTCGGTCGCCGAAACGGGAGCCGGTTCGTGCTCCAGCTGCTGCGCTGTGCGAAGTGCGGCTCCGGATACAAGGGCACGACGTTGGGCGGGCGGCGGTACTACGTCCACTACCAAGCCAAGGAACCGTACTTGCGCGGGGCCGCGCTACACCGCGCGGAAGCTGGCGGCTGCCGCAGCTTTACCGTCGATGCGGAACAATTGGAGCGGTTGATCCGTGACGCGATCGTCGCATTTCGATGCAGCGCCGAGGCGAGAGTCGCGGTGCTGAGTGCGCACCGTACGCGAGTCGCCTCTGCATCGGCGGAGCGTTCGGCAGTAATGGCGCTTCAGTCCGAGGAAGCGCGCCTCGCCGCCGAGTACGACAACCTCCGCGAGGCACTTCGTGCTACGCGGGATGCCGACCTCCGGAAAGACCTGATCGCGGACGCCGGCGGCGTTCGCGCGAAGCTGGAGCGGCTGCGGTTCGAGTTGCAGGCGGCCATCACTCGGCAGACCACGGTCGAAGGTGCAACAGACGCAGTGGGGCGCACGATTGACGAGTCAGCGCGCATCGCCGCCGAGTGGGACGAAGTCAGCACCAACGACCGGCAGGCGCTATTTGACCTATGGGTGGAGGACGTGCTGATCGAGATCGACCACCAGCCGGGGAAGCGGTGGGCGTCTGCGAAGCGCGCGTTCGTATGTCTCGCGGTGAGCCCCAACGAATTGCATCAGCGTCGCCGGCCCGAGAGTGAGATTCCGGCCTGGTACCGAAAGCAAAAGGGCCGCAAGCACTTGGCTTGCGGCCCCTTTATGTGTGGAGATGCTATAGCGTCTCCTCGATGTAGAAGCAATCCGGCGCGCGGATGTCCTCGAGGTTGA
- a CDS encoding Swt1 family HEPN domain-containing protein, whose product MDLLERFCQDLGLQSLSKTDQAIALLWFHARSTGSTDGSLADIDALFGAAGLPRPNTSRLREAFRKSRDVYKGSAEGQYRVSRTRAAALDEQLGHLFRTTPDQKVTDRAGVRQAPLLLEADVDAAQQMAELYIILHCYENSARRLIETVLSTSLGATWWEKAANTGMKAKYQDRRQKEQRQKWITPRGGSPLYYIDWGDLVALIRKHENEFLPFISDIKFVELRLEELERLRNIVAHHGVLPAEDDFQRVILSFRDWCRQVNP is encoded by the coding sequence ATGGATCTCCTCGAACGGTTTTGCCAAGACCTCGGTCTCCAGTCCCTGAGCAAGACAGATCAGGCGATCGCGCTCCTGTGGTTCCACGCGCGATCGACGGGAAGTACCGACGGAAGTCTCGCAGACATCGACGCTCTATTCGGCGCGGCGGGGCTCCCGCGTCCAAACACATCGCGCTTGCGAGAGGCGTTTCGAAAGAGCCGCGACGTATACAAGGGCTCCGCTGAAGGCCAATATCGCGTCAGCCGCACAAGAGCAGCGGCGCTGGACGAGCAGTTGGGCCACCTGTTTCGGACGACGCCCGATCAGAAAGTGACGGACCGAGCCGGAGTCCGGCAGGCACCGTTACTTCTCGAAGCCGACGTCGACGCCGCTCAGCAAATGGCGGAGCTATACATCATCCTCCACTGTTACGAAAACTCGGCACGCCGGCTGATTGAGACTGTGCTTAGCACGTCGTTAGGCGCTACGTGGTGGGAGAAAGCCGCGAATACGGGAATGAAGGCGAAGTACCAGGACCGCAGGCAGAAGGAACAGCGGCAAAAGTGGATCACGCCGCGCGGGGGTTCCCCGCTGTACTACATCGACTGGGGCGATCTGGTCGCTCTCATTCGTAAGCATGAGAACGAGTTCTTGCCGTTCATCAGTGACATCAAGTTTGTGGAACTGAGGCTTGAGGAGTTAGAGCGGCTCCGCAACATCGTTGCTCACCACGGCGTGCTGCCCGCCGAGGACGATTTCCAAAGGGTCATTCTCTCGTTCCGCGATTGGTGTCGACAGGTCAACCCGTAG